Proteins found in one Thunnus maccoyii chromosome 5, fThuMac1.1, whole genome shotgun sequence genomic segment:
- the rgma gene encoding repulsive guidance molecule A isoform X2 — protein sequence MVMGKRGRPSALEVCRVLAVFLSLFPSVSLQCKILKCNSEFWASTSNSGQEEEFCTALRAYNSCVRRTARTCRGDLAYHSAQHGIEDLMSQHNCSKEGPTSQSHTRTQLPPQPTPLLPDSQERSDGPEVCHYERSIPRNTAPPNYTHCGFFGDPHLRTFGDDFQTCKVEGAWPLIHNRYLSVQVTNTPVVPGSMATATSKLTIIFKNFQECVDQKMYHAETDELPAAFADGSKNGGERHGANTLRVVEKVPGQHVEIQARYIGTTIVIRQVGRYLTFAVRMPEEVVNSVEEGDNQDLYLCLHGCPANQRIDFRNFRARAAEAQSTGRTRSSSVAHGFTYQSAKAKCKERLPVEDLYFQSCVFDLLSSGDINFTMAAYYAFEDVKMLHSNSNRYHIYEKDAFMSSAAQRGKDLLSLFLLNLLAVLLWIECCTIHL from the exons TGAGTCTGCAGTGCAAGATCCTCAAGTGTAACTCCGAATTTTGGGCTTCCACCTCAAACTCTGGACAGGAGGAAGAGTTTTGCACAGCGCTGCGAGCGTACAACAGCTGCGTACGCCGGACCGCACGTACCTGCAGGGGTGACTTGGCGTACCACTCGGCCCAGCATGGCATAGAGGATCTAATGAGCCAACACAACTGCTCCAAGGAGGGGCCGACATCTCAATCACACACCCGGACGCAACTTCCTCCTCAACCCACGCCGCTCCTGCCGGACAGCCAGGAGCGCTCCGATGGCCCGGAAGTGTGTCACTATGAGCGCAGTATTCCGCGCAACACAGCACCGCCTAACTACACCCACTGTGGCTTCTTCGGAGACCCGCACCTCCGAACCTTCGGTGACGATTTCCAGACGTGTAAAGTGGAAGGAGCCTGGCCGCTCATCCACAACAGATACCTGTCTGTCCAGGTGACCAACACTCCTGTGGTGCCGGGCTCCATGGCAACTGCCACAAGCAAG CTGACAATCATCTTTAAGAATTTCCAGGAATGTGTGGACCAGAAGATGTACCATGCAGAAACAGATGAGCTGCCAGCTGCATTTGCTGATGGCTCCAAGAACGGAGGGGAGCGGCACGGGGCTAACACTCTGCGGGTGGTGGAGAAGGTTCCAGGGCAGCACGTGGAGATTCAGGCCAGGTACATTGGAACAACCATAGTGATCCGGCAGGTAGGCCGCTACTTGACCTTTGCTGTGCGGATGCCGGAGGAAGTTGTAAACTCTGTGGAGGAAGGTGATAACCAGGATTTGTACCTATGTCTTCACGGCTGTCCTGCCAACCAACGCATCGACTTCAGGAACTTCAGGGCTCGAGCAGCGGAGGCCCAGAGCACAGGCAGGACGAGGAGCAGCTCCGTCGCACACGGCTTTACTTACCAGTCTGCAAAGGCCAAGTGCAAAGAGCGGCTACCGGTGGAGGACTTGTATTTTCAGTCCTGCGTGTTTGACCTTCTCTCCTCTGGGGACATAAACTTCACCATGGCAGCCTACTACGCCTTCGAGGATGTAAAGATGCTCCATTCAAACAGCAACAGATACCACATCTATGAAAAGGATGCGTTTATGAGTAGTGCGGCACAGAGGGGCAAAGATTTACTTTCGCTCTTCTTGCTTAACCTTCTCGCTGTCTTATTGTGGATTGAGTGTTGCACAATTCATCTATAG
- the rgma gene encoding repulsive guidance molecule A isoform X1 encodes MQSPRERSEVRPRAGWMVMGKRGRPSALEVCRVLAVFLSLFPSVSLQCKILKCNSEFWASTSNSGQEEEFCTALRAYNSCVRRTARTCRGDLAYHSAQHGIEDLMSQHNCSKEGPTSQSHTRTQLPPQPTPLLPDSQERSDGPEVCHYERSIPRNTAPPNYTHCGFFGDPHLRTFGDDFQTCKVEGAWPLIHNRYLSVQVTNTPVVPGSMATATSKLTIIFKNFQECVDQKMYHAETDELPAAFADGSKNGGERHGANTLRVVEKVPGQHVEIQARYIGTTIVIRQVGRYLTFAVRMPEEVVNSVEEGDNQDLYLCLHGCPANQRIDFRNFRARAAEAQSTGRTRSSSVAHGFTYQSAKAKCKERLPVEDLYFQSCVFDLLSSGDINFTMAAYYAFEDVKMLHSNSNRYHIYEKDAFMSSAAQRGKDLLSLFLLNLLAVLLWIECCTIHL; translated from the exons TGAGTCTGCAGTGCAAGATCCTCAAGTGTAACTCCGAATTTTGGGCTTCCACCTCAAACTCTGGACAGGAGGAAGAGTTTTGCACAGCGCTGCGAGCGTACAACAGCTGCGTACGCCGGACCGCACGTACCTGCAGGGGTGACTTGGCGTACCACTCGGCCCAGCATGGCATAGAGGATCTAATGAGCCAACACAACTGCTCCAAGGAGGGGCCGACATCTCAATCACACACCCGGACGCAACTTCCTCCTCAACCCACGCCGCTCCTGCCGGACAGCCAGGAGCGCTCCGATGGCCCGGAAGTGTGTCACTATGAGCGCAGTATTCCGCGCAACACAGCACCGCCTAACTACACCCACTGTGGCTTCTTCGGAGACCCGCACCTCCGAACCTTCGGTGACGATTTCCAGACGTGTAAAGTGGAAGGAGCCTGGCCGCTCATCCACAACAGATACCTGTCTGTCCAGGTGACCAACACTCCTGTGGTGCCGGGCTCCATGGCAACTGCCACAAGCAAG CTGACAATCATCTTTAAGAATTTCCAGGAATGTGTGGACCAGAAGATGTACCATGCAGAAACAGATGAGCTGCCAGCTGCATTTGCTGATGGCTCCAAGAACGGAGGGGAGCGGCACGGGGCTAACACTCTGCGGGTGGTGGAGAAGGTTCCAGGGCAGCACGTGGAGATTCAGGCCAGGTACATTGGAACAACCATAGTGATCCGGCAGGTAGGCCGCTACTTGACCTTTGCTGTGCGGATGCCGGAGGAAGTTGTAAACTCTGTGGAGGAAGGTGATAACCAGGATTTGTACCTATGTCTTCACGGCTGTCCTGCCAACCAACGCATCGACTTCAGGAACTTCAGGGCTCGAGCAGCGGAGGCCCAGAGCACAGGCAGGACGAGGAGCAGCTCCGTCGCACACGGCTTTACTTACCAGTCTGCAAAGGCCAAGTGCAAAGAGCGGCTACCGGTGGAGGACTTGTATTTTCAGTCCTGCGTGTTTGACCTTCTCTCCTCTGGGGACATAAACTTCACCATGGCAGCCTACTACGCCTTCGAGGATGTAAAGATGCTCCATTCAAACAGCAACAGATACCACATCTATGAAAAGGATGCGTTTATGAGTAGTGCGGCACAGAGGGGCAAAGATTTACTTTCGCTCTTCTTGCTTAACCTTCTCGCTGTCTTATTGTGGATTGAGTGTTGCACAATTCATCTATAG